The Magnolia sinica isolate HGM2019 chromosome 9, MsV1, whole genome shotgun sequence genome contains a region encoding:
- the LOC131255524 gene encoding cycloartenol synthase-like, giving the protein MLYCWVEDPNSEAFKLHLPRIFDYLWLAEDGMKMQGYNGSQLLDTAFTVQAIISTSLLEEFGPTLKKAHEYIKNSQVLEDCPGDLSFWYCHISKGAWPLSTRDHGWPISDCTAEGLKASLLLSQIPSKTVGEPIDANRLYDAVNVILSLQEFGCQEDMMFCGVFDGHGPWGHYSKKGQRIAAIISALQLAGDSCYELNYIRIPFGI; this is encoded by the exons ATGCTTTACTGCTGGGTCGAAGATCCAAATTCTGAGGCATTCAAGTTGCACCTACCAAGGATTTTTGACTATTTGTGGCTTGCAGAAGATGGCATGAAAATGCAG GGTTATAATGGCAGTCAGTTATTGGACACTGCTTTCACTGTTCAGGCAATAATCTCAACTAGCCTTCTTGAGGAATTTGGTCCAACTCTTAAGAAAGCGCATGAGTACATAAAGAATTCGCAG GTTTTGGAAGACTGCCCTGGTGATCTTAGTTTCTGGTATTGTCACATTTCTAAAGGTGCATGGCCTTTATCAACTAGAgatcatggatggcccatatcagaTTGCACTGCAGAAGGTTTAAAG GCTTCACTCTTGTTGTCGCAGATTCCATCAAAAACTGTTGGTGAACCAATCGATGCAAACAGATTGTACGACGCAGTGAATGTCATTCTTTCActacag GAATTTGGATGCCAAGAAGACATGATGTTTTGTGGTGTGTTTGATGGCCATGGCCCTTGGGGACACTATAGCAAAAAGGGTCAGAGAATCGCTGCCATCATCTCTGCTTTGCAATTGGCAGGAGACTCTTGCTATGAGCTCAATTACATCAGAATTCCTTTTGGAATATGA